Below is a genomic region from Persephonella sp..
GTTGTTTGACTCGTTTTCAACAGGGGGGTGGGTTGGTTTCTTGTAGTTGAGATCTTTGTCAAAACCTCCACCCTGTATAACAAATCCTTTTACAACCCTGTGGAAGATAAGACCGTCATAAAAGCCCTCTTTTACATAGGTAAGAAAATTTTTAACAGTTTTTGGTGCTTTGTCAGGGTAAAGCTCAACATAAATATCCCCCATATTTGTTTTTATCACAACAACTGGATTATCCTTTCCAAAAGAAGAAACAGAAAGGATTAAAGCCATTAGGACAGTAAGTATCTTTTTCATCTTATCACCTTTTTTTTAATTTATTATATACCTTCCTGTTGATTTGTAAAAAATATGAGATTATATTTTGAAAAAAGTGTGTAAGGAGAAATGAGTTTTAAAAAGTATATATACAAAAAAAAGATAAAAGAACTTCCTGAGGATCTTCTTCCAAGGGAAAAAGCTCTCAATTATGGTATTGGATCACTTTCAGATGTTGAACTTCTTGCTTTACTACTTGGACAGGGCACAAAGGACCTTAATGTTTTAGGTCTTGCTGATAAGGTTCTTAATGGTAAAGATCTTATAAACCTGAAAAATATCTCAATGGCAGATCTTTTGAAGATAAAAGGGGTTGGTAAAGCAAAAGCCCTCCAAATATTAGCCATAAAAGAGATATTAAAAAGAATTGAGGAAGATGAGGAAAAACTGAGCTTCAGCTCACCAGATGATGTTTACAGGCATCTCAAGTGGCTATCAAAAGAAAAACAGGAAAAGATGGTAGCGATCTACACAAATACAATGAACCAGCTCTTAGGGGAAGAGATAATCGCCATAGGATCTTTGAATGTTCTTAATGTTAAACCGAGAGATATATTTGTTCCTGCTTTAAAATACAATTCCTACGGAATTATTCTTGCTCACAACCACCCTGAAGGATCTGCCGAGCCTTCAAAGGAAGACATAAGTTTTACAGAAAATATTAAAAAGCTATCAATTCAGCTTGGATTTGAGCTTCTTGACCACATCATAATAGGAAAAAAAGGGTTTTACTCTTTTAGTGCACAAAATCTGATTTAGTCAGATATTATTAGGAAATGATAATTTTTTAAAAGCGGTTGTTGTCGGAATATGGGTCTTCTTTTTCACCCAATTTACTATCGGGAGGTTGAGATCGATTAAATCCTGTCAGGATTTTTTTAATGCCGCCATTAAAACAGCCTCGCATACAACCTGACCG
It encodes:
- a CDS encoding peptidylprolyl isomerase; protein product: MKKILTVLMALILSVSSFGKDNPVVVIKTNMGDIYVELYPDKAPKTVKNFLTYVKEGFYDGLIFHRVVKGFVIQGGGFDKDLNYKKPTHPPVENESNNGLSNTRGTIAMARTSDPHSATTQFYINLADNTFLDYGKNPKKWGYTVFGKVIKGMDVVDEISQVPVTNIGWMANIPIKPVVIEKVQIVKE
- the radC gene encoding DNA repair protein RadC, whose product is MSFKKYIYKKKIKELPEDLLPREKALNYGIGSLSDVELLALLLGQGTKDLNVLGLADKVLNGKDLINLKNISMADLLKIKGVGKAKALQILAIKEILKRIEEDEEKLSFSSPDDVYRHLKWLSKEKQEKMVAIYTNTMNQLLGEEIIAIGSLNVLNVKPRDIFVPALKYNSYGIILAHNHPEGSAEPSKEDISFTENIKKLSIQLGFELLDHIIIGKKGFYSFSAQNLI